One region of Bacillus zhangzhouensis genomic DNA includes:
- a CDS encoding enoyl-CoA hydratase encodes MMTYINCQLDGDVFEIVFNRPGAYNSFHVDMFAEFKEACDAAEESSAKVVVIKGAGKGFSAGGDIGMLVKQESEEDFHRVMDLIEGITLSLARMKKVTIALVHGSAAGLALSFALSCDYLFMHQDAKLAMNFNGVGLIPDGGGHFFLTKRVSEQTAKQLIWSGQKLPAEEALKLRLADGVFQDEVDTYQKMCMKPFMNMPLQAFIETKMIYFQQSESKLLAVLQKERAAQARLRKSHDHKEGIQAFLEKRHSV; translated from the coding sequence ATGATGACATATATCAATTGTCAGTTAGACGGGGATGTTTTTGAAATCGTTTTCAATAGGCCGGGAGCTTATAATTCGTTTCATGTGGACATGTTTGCTGAATTCAAAGAAGCATGTGATGCAGCGGAGGAAAGCAGTGCAAAAGTCGTTGTCATCAAGGGAGCGGGAAAAGGGTTTTCAGCAGGCGGAGATATTGGGATGCTGGTTAAGCAGGAAAGTGAAGAAGATTTTCATCGTGTGATGGATTTGATCGAGGGAATTACACTTTCTCTAGCTAGGATGAAAAAAGTGACGATTGCGCTTGTCCACGGGTCAGCAGCAGGCCTCGCTTTGAGCTTTGCCCTAAGCTGTGACTACTTGTTTATGCATCAGGATGCAAAACTCGCCATGAATTTTAATGGAGTAGGATTAATTCCAGATGGCGGGGGGCATTTTTTCCTCACAAAAAGAGTGAGTGAGCAAACCGCCAAACAATTAATTTGGAGCGGACAAAAGCTGCCGGCTGAAGAAGCGTTAAAGCTGCGTCTTGCTGACGGGGTGTTTCAGGATGAGGTCGATACGTACCAAAAAATGTGTATGAAGCCGTTTATGAACATGCCGCTTCAAGCCTTTATCGAAACAAAGATGATCTATTTTCAGCAGTCAGAATCAAAGCTCTTAGCAGTTCTTCAAAAAGAGAGAGCAGCACAGGCAAGACTGAGAAAAAGTCATGATCATAAGGAAGGTATACAGGCTTTTTTAGAAAAAAGACACAGCGTGTAG